The DNA segment CAATTAACAACTCCACATTGTCTGGCGGTTGGCACTCTCGTGCCGAGTCCCTCGCTGTCAACAAATGGTCACCCTCCTGCAAAAATGGTCTCCGTCGAGTGGTCCCCGGTTGTGGTCCTTCCGATGAGCAAGTTAGTAACGAGAGGAATTGCTTTTGTTTTCTGCCTCTCTCCTAGCTGGAGGTTGGCTAGGGGTTTTATACTATGATGCGAGGGTTGATGGTGCGTCGATTCGACGTCGTTGCTGACCCCGAGGGATGGGACGGCCCTTCTAACTGGTCGCCATTCTGAGACGTGCAGAGCGACGTCAgacggcaccgccccgagctcttGAGACGAGACATATGGTATATCTTCTTGGTATGAGCTCCCGGGACGAGACGTGTGACGAAGGGTTCTGATTTGGCATATGTGTCGGTTGTGACGTGTTCAAGCTgtgaaaatataccttatcaattaGGTTCATGAGATCATTAATATTGAGAAGCTTAACATAAGTAGGTTTGCGAGTAATAGAAAATTTAACCATAATTTTCATGAAGGAGATAAGTATTTTCTAATGACTGTATTAAAACCCTCTCTCTAAGTTTCAAGCCAAATGTCAATAATACATCTCAAAACTCCAATCCACTCTTTTTGGATTATTAGTTTCCAAATCCAACTATATTGATTGGTATTGATGTTCTTAAATGTGAATGATACTATATATGACATGAACCAGCTTAGATCAGACAGAACCATTCTTAATAGAATAATAAGAAGGATCTATTAGTATTGATATTCCCAAATGTCAACAAGATCATATTTGGCATCAACCAGCTTAGATCACATGTAACCATCCTTGTCAAGGCAAGAAGGATCCTTTTGGTGTGTAAGGCATATCTTTGATAACTTTACATGATGTAACAGTGGGGCCAACAAATTAGATTTATCCCTCTCGAGTTGTCACCTTTCTATTGAAGGAATTATCTAATCAACCTCTCAATCCCGAATAGGATAGAAATATGAGTTCAACAATAATTAAAGCCTACATAAAAATAGAGTAAAATACAAAATCAATCAAAGTGAAAGAAGAGACCTACTTTTCACATTTGTAATGATAAAATCATTATAAGAGGGAGAAAAGAATTTTACTTGGAGTCACCATGTTCTAATacacttgaaagaaaataaatCTCTCATTCAcaccaaataagaaatatttttttaaatatatttaaatataatatccaAGTCTTACACATATTGAATTATGATCcgtatatcataaataaaaataatatatattattcataTTTAGTAATATGATTTGTGATGTCTATGTTTTATAAATACGATAAACATATgctcatatttttttaattttaaaattaaagttTATGCTTCCCAAAATATGTTACTCATAATATTCTATGAATTTTTAGTTGTGCATGCATAAACATCAATATCTACTTTATGTATATTCTAGAATGAAAAAACATAATTTTTTAGTACAACAAACTTAAGTGTGCTAGTGGATTTAAATATGAGGCTAGATTATGATAATAAACATACATATAGTGACTAAacataattatttaattttaatcaatATTGAGTGAATCTTAATGTTTGAATAAGTTTGATCATGATTAAAGTAGGGAAGCTTGAGTCTAATCATATATGCGGAGGATAATAAGCTATTTAAATATGGTTGaagtaattaaaaattaaataaaaatattaatcaaagATGTGAGATTGAataatagttttaaaaaaaaatattatatttgtcaAATCAAATTAGATTCAATTGAAGTTAGTACAAtcttacaataataataataataacatgaaATTAGGTCTAACGAGATCGAACCCTAGACCTCAAGCTAACATCTTAAACATCTTTATCTTATTTTAGCCCCATCATCTTTACCACGATGataacttataattttttttctccttttctttagtCATTCTCTCAGTTTTTCTCATAAAAGTTAGGAAACTTTAATTCTAAGGAAGGTTAAGGTAAAAAAAACTCAATTCTTCCCTTATTAATCCTACGATTTTGGTTTTACAAATTATAGCTAGATTTTTTTTTCAACTATTTTTTAGTAAcctaaattataaattaatatttaattttataaataatttttgtaTAAATCTCTTATGGTTCTAAGCCTCTTGTATGACTTTAATTTAAGATTAATATATAAAGTTACGAGGGTccagatatttttattttctatgaatAAATTATATTCGAGGTGAATTGACTTACTAATATAATTAGGCTATGCCATTTTGATATATCTTAATAGGTAAATGACATAATGTCATGAGCAAAATAAAAGGTAAATGGAGAAGTGATGAAGTCAAAGAAAGACAAATGATAATAATGAGGTTGctaattcattttttttatcatgatttgattgtTGTCGACTAGGGTTATATCGATGATAATCGATAAGTGATGTTGTTACTTAGACATTTCATTTAAGGTTGTGATGATAGTGATATTGCTGTTGTGATAGTTGAAGACTAAGGAGAATAGTAGCGGagagaaatgaaaagaaaataataaataggGTTGAGCCTTGTACCCTTAAGGATTTCCTTCTCATTTAAGGTTTACGATGACTATAAGCTCttaactatttatttatttatttataaactctaaaatatgagatttataatatttttataaggaTGATTGTCGTGTTTCCATTCTAGAAGAAAGTGAGTATGAATCTATAGGATAAAGattaatatttatcatttgatgagtttcaCACATATTATTCTAGAGTGGTGGGTAGGGATCCGTAAGATGAAGATAAATACTTACTCTTATATGAATTCCACATATTCTCTTCTACAAGcgcgaggggaggggaggggaggggattaTAGATTCATATGATGAAGACATATATATCAATTTCAAAATCCTTTACCATGTGCATtttatgatatatgttttgacgATCCCATATAAGCTCAAGCTCAAAGCTTCATAAAAAATTATCCTATGTTAAATCTtactatattataataaaaaataaatatatgtagAATAATTGTTCTTGAGTATTTATGATCCTATGACTCAGATATAATAAACCAAAGCTCTTCATGTCCTCTCGTACCAGTATAATAATACGATGGTGCTACGATCCCTATCACaattatatcaaaatttttaataaatatcatCGGTTagctagattaaaaaaaattagaccAATCCATAGGACATCTAATCATTTTTGGTGAGTATAAGTGAAAAGAAAAAGCTATATTTTGCTCAATCAATTGTTTCCAGAAAAACTCTActcaaaaaaagaataaataggtTGCATTTTCCTCTTTAATTGGTCACGTAAAATATTTAATAGCAAATCATACCAAAATAACGTTTTacttatgattcatatatctTTTATGCCATTATTACATGCATCCGTACTCGAAAGCCTTGACATTGTGAGTTCATAAGATGGCAATCCAAGTACGGTGCAGGCATGGATCCGAACTCCGGAAACGAAGCTTACCGAACCAGTCGGGTCGGATCGGGGCGGATGGCGTTTCGGATCCGATAGCGGCCGTTCTGAAATCGCAACTACAAAATTAATCTCGACTGTTCGATCGAGCGTACAGACAAGAATGTGACGGTCAAGATTGTGATCCGAGATCTATAAATTAAAGGGTAATAAGGCACGGCTTCGCCACTTCGGCTCTCGAAAGCGATCCGTCTTCGCGTCCGTCGTTGGGCTTCATTTGCGTTGTCGTTTCCTTCCTCCGCTCTTCATTTGAGGCtcgaagaaggggaagaaggcggCGAAGGGGAGCGAGGGAGAGAGGGATAAGAGAAGAGAGGGGGTTTGCGCTCTCCGGGGTTCCATCGAGGCGACGGGAGGCGCGGCGCCAGCTCGAGATCCAGGCTTCGTGTCGGTTCCTGGAAGCATTTTTCGCGTTCATTTCTCTCGTCCCCCCGCCGCCTCTGACATCTTTCCCCGGGTTTCGCGGTATTCGATCTAGGGTTTTTGAGGAAGGTGGAGCCATCGGAGCTTCGGTTTCATTTATTGTGGCATTTCGAGCTTCTAGGCTGCTCTCCTTGGCTGCGGTTCTCGGAGGCCTGCAGAAGGGCTAGGGCTTGGGGTTTTGATTTCCTGGAGGCAGGGCGGGGGTCGACTTGCCTCGATTTCAATCAGATTTTGGTTTTTGAATCGTTGCCGTGACCATTCGGTGGAAGCTAGGGTTTTTGCTGCCAATATTCTGGCAGTTATCGATTTGTTTAAGCTATGCAGGACTGAGTATCCAATATTGCCAGAAAAAGTTTTATATTGAAGTCTCTCATTGATGGATCTTGAGCTATGGTTTTGTCCGAAATAAGATACCTTTATCATTAGTGAGAAATAATCATTATGTGAATTTTGAATGGTTTATTTTCTGAATCCAGTATTCAAATAAGTCCGCCTATTTATGAATTACTTTATGAAGGCTATTTCGTTCGTCCGGGAGAATTGGTACTGTAGCAAGATTGAAATTTTGAGTTTGATCTTTTATTTTAGTCTACAGTGCTGAAGGACAAATACTGGAATTTATTTAAATGCTGTGATGGGGAAAGCACAAAAGTTCTCAAAAGGATACCCTTCTGGCTTTGGTCCGGACTACCATCATGTAGGGGATACTATGGGTGAGTCTGAAGGTTTCGGTAGCTGTGGTCGTGCCGGCTCAGAGGATTCTTCTGCCCCTAAGAGGAAGTGCATAAGCTTGAATGCGGACAGATGTGACAAATTTGATATCCCATTTGAGCTATTTTCACTTTCAAAGATGTCCAGGTCTGAGAAGAAAGACTTGGAGGTGAGACTTAGAAGGGAACTCGAGCAGGTTCGAATGTTTCAGAAGAAAATGCTCTCTAGCAATGCAACAGGCACTAATGGGGTTGCTTTTTCATCCTCCAGTGATGGGTATGTAAAAAAAGGGGATCCGTTGGGCCAGAATGGTTCAAATTTGAAGTGTGTTAACTCTGGAAAATTTGAGATGGCAAAGAAGGTGCAACATACAAATATAATTAGCAACCCATATTCTATTCTAATGAAACAGTGTGAGACACTTCTCAAGCGCCTGATGAGCCATCAATATGGATGGGTATTTAACACTCCTGTTGATGTAGTGAAGTTGAATATTCCAGATTACTCTCAAGTTATCAAACATCCAATGGATTTGGGAACCATCAAGACTAGGATAGGATTAGGTAGCTATTCCAGCCCATGGGATTTTGTTTCTGATGTCAGGCTTACTTTCACCAACGCGAAGACCTATAATCCACCTGGTAATGATGTACATATTATGGCAGACACTATGAGTAAGttctttgaaacaagatggaagCCGATTGAAAAAAAATTGGTTGCTGCTGATGCTGCTGCTAGTAAAGAAGCAGAAACTCCAAAGCCAGTTCTGCGGCCAAACAAGAGGAAATCTCCCCCTCACAACAATAATATTATCCTCCCAGAGGATGTGAGGCCGAAAATGACAATTGAGGAGAAACAGAGCCTAAGTAGGCGCCTAGCATCTCTAGGAGACATGCCCGAACATATGGTTAACTTTTTGAGAAGGAACAATGCAGTGAGCCATACTAGCGAGGATGAGATAGAGCTTGATTTAGATGCAATGAGTGATGATTTACTATTTGAATTAAGGAAGCTTTTGGAAGAATATTGTCTTGGGGAACGATTAAGGGTCCAAGCTAAAGCTGAGACTTATGAAGTTGAGGTGTGTATTCTGTTGTATTGACTCGTTATATGGTTAAGTACtaacatatttatttttatttatgattgcaCATTTTCTTTTGTATGTGCAGATTTTAAATGAATCAGGACTTAGCAATTCATCGATGCATGCTTGCAAAGGTTAAATTCTCATTTTAGCTTGACTATGAAGAGCTATATACTTGAGACAAGTTTAATCTAACGGTTCTTTTATTGCCTTTCATAATTTGGCAGGCAATGAACCAGCCGAGGAGGATGTTGATATTGTTGGCAATGATCCTCCTGTTTCAAGTTATCCTCCTGTGGTGATAGAAAAAGATGCTATGCTAAGAAGCGGAAAATGTAGTAGTTCCAATAGTTCAAGTAGTGATTCTGGTTCATCATCCAGCGGTTAGTGTTGCTTCTGATTTCCCTTTTGTCTTTATTTTTATCAGAAGTTCTATGCTCATGATATGTTGATTCATAAAATCAGCGGTGTTCATGTCTTGCATTTTGAATTCTTTACATTTTCATGCCATGCTGTGCTTCACTTTGTTGACATTTCTAAGTTATACTATTCCATGGTTGCTTTTACACTTTCATGGTATTTTGGGAAATTGTCTCTTGGACCTCTCACCCTATGCCCTTTCTTTTTGAATCTCAACTTCTTACTTGTTTGTGGAAGGAGCTTAGAGGACATAAATAGCATCACCAGATCagcatttaatatttaaaaataaataaaattgataaagAAAGAAGATACTCCAGATTTGGTTTACTCATTCATTTTTCTAaaatgtttttcctttttttccccctttctttGTATATTTTGATTTCTGTTGGTATTAGTCAGTCCAAGTAAACCCTTGCAATAATTTCCAAGTAAACCCTTGCAATAATTTATAGGGAGCAAGTGGATTGCCTGTTCCATAAGGATATCAGCTGATTTCGATCCAGTATAGCTGGATCTCTTTGGGTTCTGTGATACTTTGATCTCTATTGTGctgttctgaaaaaaaaaattcagtgaCATAAGATATGACTGTCACAGAGAATAAAATGAACCGAAAAGGAAGCTTTATTTCTTCAGTGCTAGTAGGGAGTTAAACACTCTCATTATTATATCGCCATAGAAGAATGCACCCATATATTAGTTATTCTCATTTGTTATTGGAAACTTAATAAAAGAAACTTATGCGTATATGCCTGATTGTTTGATTATATGTGTGGTACACACTTAAGAAACACATGCATGGGCCATGtggatttattttgataattaaatattaataagttATAGAAACCAATTTATATTCTCACTCATGTGCTAAGATGGTGCATGTAAAAAGGATCTTTTATGGACAAGGGAAAGGCAGCTAATCAGGAGAATGGAAGAAGCACTTAGGCGAAGAGGAATGCACATAAATAGAGTGATCGAAAGAGAAGATTCAAGTTGGCATGTCTGTCACATTctgggcctgatgggctaattgACCTCTTAACTTTGTTTGGGTCAAACCACTGTACAAGATGCTTAAgttaaagttgatagtagtacactcattaaactcttataagtcaatcttttgttttgtccactttcgatgtgggagtaATCAGGGTGTTACaatgtttgtttcttttctttctcctcaTTTCTCTCTTTCCCACCACTTTTTTCTTTAGTAACGTAACCATCCATGACAACAATTCCATCAACAGAATCTCCATTTTAGGCCTATTCAAGCTTATCGTATGCTTTATTACTTCTGGCTGCAAGGATGAGAGGGACAATCAGCCTTGGAAGGCTTGCCTCATCATTCAGTTGAAAATTTCACAGTGAAAGATCCTAATATGCATTGTGCTGTTGTTCATCTCTTTCTTTGATCTTATACCAAGTTTCATAATCGGTAAGACTTAAGAGCGTGGATAGTCTTGTTCCTACCTAACAGTCTGACATCTATTGTTTCCACCTTTTTTTAGTGTCACTTGTGAGATTAGATTTGTGCTGCAGTCATGTATTCTTGTATTTGTACTGGCTTATCAGTCTTGTATTTTTTACTAGGTACTATTTGtacaaaatctttttgtttcACACCTGAATGTTGTTTTCTCAAATTTGAATGCCTAAAAGTTCCTACCAAATTCTAAACAGCTCCTTATCGTGGTCTACATGAGATTTGGACTAGTTGATGTCTCCACAAAACCACCCTCTGTCCTTATATGCTTCATTCCAAATTTCAGTTGCTTAAATATCTATCAAAGTTCAGTTTTCTTACCTAAAAGGTAACTCACACCAAAGATATGAGTTACTTAAGGTCCTATATGTGTTTCTGCTACCTTCTAAATTCTAGGGATAGCTTACTCAATCGACTGTTTGGATTTCCTTCATCGTTGTATTCCCTTGACTATGCTTAGCAAAGAATGAGATATTAATGAAATGTATCAAACTTTTGTTCTTTTtctcaaaataaatttaattatggtCTCCTATTTGAATTTTCTCCAGTTTCACAGATAACTAACATCATTCTTTTGAGTTTGTTAAAAGTTAGGAGTCCATAGCTATGTAGGGTGAATTTGAAAAGATAGATAAAACTTAATTGTTTATCACTTGTTTTCTTCTTTGACGTTTCAGTTTATTTGACTGGTGTATTTATGATCTCACACTGATATAGCTATTTTTGAAAATGGTTGTCACCCTTCTACCTATCATCTAGAGTGCTCAAATTGCATGTGACTTACTCCAAGACTCATGGATTATTATATTCATGATCTGCTCCCTAAGATGTGTATCCTTTATCTTTCTTTTTATTGTCATGCTTGAGATTCGCAATGGAACTTGCCATTTTTCGATGCAATATTTAGCCCATTTAGAGGTCATCTTTTATGTTACTTAATTTCAGCTATTGGGTCTTGTAATTCTCTTGTTTTACAAGTATGCAATCCTTTGATTGAGCCAACTCAAGTCTTTTCTTTCTAAAGACTTGATAAAGTTCTTGTCAAAgaacatattattttcttttgttctttatgTTTTTGAACTTCAGTGAATTACTTGAAAAAGAGGGGAGGAGCAGAAATGAAAGGAGATTATTTGATTAtgacaataaaatttatatttaaaattatatgttcGTATCGGTGAACCAATCAATCATCGGTATGGTACGTATCGAGGTGTACCGATATATCATatatcggtacacctgggtgtaccaatGGTATGGTAAAATTATTGAAAATagctccaatttttttttaaaaaaatagaaaaaatggattagggtttttaagttgaaaataaatataaatttagtataattttagcaaacataatctaaattaggaaagaatagtgataTATCTTTTTTGAGCTTTGCGAAGTAATTTTGCGGTACGTTCCGGACCTTCCTTTCGTGAATATTGAattattcataaaaaattgatttgaattattagattattttctaaacaacttaaactttaagattcaaatgaatcaattaaTAAATCGATGGATATACTTGATTCTACCACTAAAAA comes from the Musa acuminata AAA Group cultivar baxijiao chromosome BXJ2-8, Cavendish_Baxijiao_AAA, whole genome shotgun sequence genome and includes:
- the LOC135618530 gene encoding transcription factor GTE9-like, with the protein product MGKAQKFSKGYPSGFGPDYHHVGDTMGESEGFGSCGRAGSEDSSAPKRKCISLNADRCDKFDIPFELFSLSKMSRSEKKDLEVRLRRELEQVRMFQKKMLSSNATGTNGVAFSSSSDGYVKKGDPLGQNGSNLKCVNSGKFEMAKKVQHTNIISNPYSILMKQCETLLKRLMSHQYGWVFNTPVDVVKLNIPDYSQVIKHPMDLGTIKTRIGLGSYSSPWDFVSDVRLTFTNAKTYNPPGNDVHIMADTMSKFFETRWKPIEKKLVAADAAASKEAETPKPVLRPNKRKSPPHNNNIILPEDVRPKMTIEEKQSLSRRLASLGDMPEHMVNFLRRNNAVSHTSEDEIELDLDAMSDDLLFELRKLLEEYCLGERLRVQAKAETYEVEILNESGLSNSSMHACKGNEPAEEDVDIVGNDPPVSSYPPVVIEKDAMLRSGKCSSSNSSSSDSGSSSSDSDSGSSSESESDNKVTSPKKDMKKSILSGQALDQEISDLSNPRDGNRTSEGTNQQEQVAHPKPESVVIEQNREGDNAPSERQFSPEKLYRAAILKSRFADTILKAREKTLDQGESRDPEKLRREREELERQKREERARLQAEAKAAEEARRLVEAEAAAQAAAEAKRKRELEREAARQALLQMEKTVEINESSVFLKDLEILRTAPGEHLPSSVGETSPDRSPEGISGFQLGGSNPLEQLGLYMKADDEEDEEVEPNSATANDAEEGEID